In Trichoderma atroviride chromosome 2, complete sequence, one DNA window encodes the following:
- a CDS encoding uncharacterized protein (EggNog:ENOG41~SECRETED:SignalP(1-19)), producing MPSLKSILSTSLLLSTTWATSPAPSLPATVPATSTLPITLNTTISTTAAPIATSSIHCDITYCVNGTSFCHFWAGISTWHMSGPSPGEVRTTLGSCKLGKSRRTAA from the coding sequence ATGCCTTCCCTCAAGTCCATCCTCTCcacctctctcctcctctccaccaCCTGGGCCACCAGTCCCGCTCCGTCGTTGCCAGCCACTGTCCCTGCGACATCCACCTTGCCCATCACTCTCAACACGACCATCTCTACTACCGCCGCCCCGATCGCCACGTCGTCCATCCATTGCGACATCACGTACTGCGTCAACGGCACGTCCTTCTGCCATTTCTGGGCCGGCATTAGCACATGGCACATGTCGGGCCCGTCGCCGGGAGAGGTGCGGACGACATTGGGAAGCTGCAAGCTTGGAAAATCGAGGAGAACGGCGGCttga